A single genomic interval of Amblyomma americanum isolate KBUSLIRL-KWMA chromosome 11, ASM5285725v1, whole genome shotgun sequence harbors:
- the LOC144109448 gene encoding beta-galactosidase-like, with the protein MARIWPFLIGLVGPLLPVNDASRLRSFTVDYRNNRFLKDGKPFRFISGSLHYFRILKPYWKDRMQKMRKAGLNAVEIYVEWSAHEVEPGKFDFKGGANLKAFLDTAKKVGLLVIFRPGPYICAERDNGGLPYWLLRLNPNMKYRSSDPSYISRVDKWFDVLFPMVKGYLYKNGGPIIMVQVENEYGQLGVCDKAYMEHLVNITQHHFGRDVVLFRTDLVREDYYQCDHVPGTLVAADFGSRDNVDAMFKIVRKAMTQGPLVVAEYYSGWFDNWGTKHSRIDPNLVAITLDRALQYNASVNFYMFHGGTNFAFTNGANPRPHPTSYDYAAPLTEAGDPTDAYFKIREVVGRYLPLPRGPLPVPEPKLKIGPVHLVSCASLDSMIASWRHQGHIKPVMSTSPKTFEELSHAYGYVLYTAKVPFWPHSPAVLLVPGVKNRGYVFTKQSRAVLSTDRGVYNVSIVVQPGEDIKVLVENTGRINYGLANHDPKGITKPAYLDGRALTHWTMEPLPLNNARAVKRLAAALRTSKAEKPCSAPGTFYGSFTLPKWPDIKDCSSVFDDVIGSSSDGSNSTKGAFSARAGKHTVADTFLDMTGWGKGVVFINGFNLGRYWPSMGPQVTLYVPGVLLRPHPRKNEILIFETESLPIGNLTVNFVDRPILDSPVPGD; encoded by the exons ATGGCTCGCATTTGGCCTTTTCTAATCGGCCTCGTCGGCCCACTGCTCCCAGTTAACGACGCGTCAAGACTGAGATCCTTCACCGTAGACTACCGCAACAACCGCTTCCTCAAGGATGGCAAGCCCTTCCGTTTCATTTCCGGTTCTCTCCACTACTTCCGCATCCTCAAGCCGTACTGGAAGGACCGCATGCAGAAGATGAGGAAGGCCGGCCTCAACGCGGTGGAGATTTACGTCGAGTGGAGTGCTCACGAAGTGGAACCCGGAAAGTTCGACTTCAAAGGTGGCGCCAACCTCAAGGCTTTCCTGGACACCGCCAAGAAGGTCGGGCTGCTCGTGATATTCAGGCCGGGTCCGTACATATGCGCCGAGCGGGACAACGGTGGGCTGCCCTACTGGCTCCTGAGGTTGAACCCCAACATGAAGTACAGGTCTTCAGACCCTTCTTACATCTCGCGAGTGGACAAGTGGTTCGATGTCCTGTTCCCCATGGTCAAAGGTTACCTCTACAAGAACGGAGGCCCCATCATCATGGTTCAGGTCGAGAACGAGTACGGTCAACTCGGCGTATGCGACAAGGCTTACATGGAGCATCTGGTTAACATTACCCAACACCACTTCGGGAGAGACGTCGTGCTCTTTAGGACGGATCTTGTGCGGGAAGATTACTACCAGTGCGACCACGTCCCTGGTACGTTGGTAGCAGCAGACTTTGGTAGCCGCGACAACGTCGACGCTATGTTTAAAATAGTCAGGAAGGCGATGACGCAAGGGCCTCTTGTTGTCGCCGAATACTATTCTGGTTGGTTCGATAACTGGGGTACCAAGCACAGTAGAATCGATCCGAACTTGGTAGCCATCACACTGGACAGAGCGTTGCAGTATAATGCGTCCGTGAACTTCTACATGTTTCACGGCGGCACAAACTTCGCTTTTACAAACGGAGCGAATCCACGGCCTCATCCGACGAGTTACGACTACGCCGCACCTCTGACGGAAGCGGGTGATCCTACAGATGCCTATTTCAAGATAAGAGAGGTTGTCGGACGCTATCTGCCTTTGCCCAGGGGACCTTTGCCTGTCCCGGAACCCAAGCTCAAGATTGGTCCTGTACATCTGGTATCGTGCGCGTCCCTGGATAGCATGATCGCCAGTTGGCGGCACCAGGGACACATCAAGCCGGTCATGTCCACTAGTCCGAAGACCTTCGAGGAACTCAGCCACGCTTACGGTTACGTTCTGTACACGGCAAAGGTGCCTTTTTGGCCCCACAGTCCAGCAGTTCTCTTGGTACCGGGTGTAAAAAACAGAGGCTACGTATTCACGAAGCAAAGCAGAGCGGTGTTAAGCACTGATCGGGGTGTGTACAACGTGTCTATTGTTGTCCAGCCTGGGGAGGACATCAAGGTTCTCGTAGAGAACACAGGAAGGATAAACTATGGACTTGCAAATCACGACCCAAAG GGGATCACAAAGCCAGCCTACCTGGACGGCCGTGCTCTCACCCACTGGACAATGGAACCCTTACCGCTGAACAACGCACGAGCCGTGAAACGCCTGGCGGCTGCCTTGAGAACTTCGAAAGCGGAGAAGCCCTGCTCCGCTCCCGGCACTTTTTACGGCAGTTTCACGCTGCCCAAATGGCCGGACATCAAGGACTGTAGCAGCGTCTTTGATGATGTTATCGGTAGTAGTAGTGATGGCAGCAACAGTACTAAAGGAGCGTTTTCAGCCCGAGCAGGCAAACACACTGTTGCCGACACTTTCCTGGACATGACGGGCTGGGGAAAgggcgtcgtcttcatcaacggCTTCAATCTGGGCAGGTACTGGCCGAGCATGGGCCCGCAG GTGACGTTGTACGTGCCAGGCGTACTATTGCGCCCGCATCCGCGCAAGAACGAGATCCTGATCTTCGAGACCGAGTCTCTGCCAATAGGGAACCTGACCGTCAACTTTGTGGACAGGCCCATTCTCGACTCCCCCGTGCCCGGAGACTAA